Proteins from a genomic interval of Treponema brennaborense DSM 12168:
- a CDS encoding YbaN family protein, whose protein sequence is MKLSQFLKLTAGFTALALGLVGAVLPVWPTTPFVLLALGCFSATPALQSKILKIGFFREYYESYTRKTGLRRRTIAGSLIFLWGMLTVSAVLIRKLPVCLLLAAVGAAVTVHILWIAKKRG, encoded by the coding sequence GTGAAATTATCGCAATTTCTGAAACTGACAGCAGGTTTTACGGCGCTTGCGCTCGGTCTCGTGGGCGCGGTGCTTCCCGTCTGGCCCACGACGCCGTTCGTGCTGCTTGCGCTCGGCTGTTTTTCGGCAACGCCGGCTCTGCAGTCGAAAATACTTAAAATCGGGTTTTTCCGCGAATATTACGAAAGCTACACGCGGAAAACCGGACTGCGCCGCCGGACGATTGCGGGCAGTTTGATTTTTCTGTGGGGAATGCTGACCGTTTCCGCCGTTCTGATACGAAAACTGCCGGTGTGTTTGCTGCTGGCCGCCGTAGGCGCGGCCGTTACCGTGCATATTTTATGGATTGCAAAAAAGAGAGGTTAG
- a CDS encoding ABC transporter permease, with product MTALKTFYTLFKTEAKLAIRGGDMLLFAVAMPVGIMFLIGCVSAPETVRSAFSGVACVGICAAGFMGIPLTLSGYRYEKVLKRFKVTPVSPGMLLAADTALQFLFAAVSAVLVWLAARFGFGVKIADGARFVATFLFSVCAVFSLGACIGAVVPDVKTANVVTSLIYFPSLFLSGATVPYAIMPRGLQAFSNVFPLTQVIKLLDNAAAGLPVSADILRIGILLPVTVAAFALSVKLFKWE from the coding sequence ATGACTGCTTTGAAAACGTTTTACACATTGTTCAAAACCGAAGCGAAACTGGCGATCCGAGGCGGCGACATGCTGCTGTTCGCCGTCGCCATGCCGGTTGGAATCATGTTTCTGATCGGATGCGTGTCGGCACCGGAAACGGTGCGCAGCGCTTTCAGCGGCGTCGCGTGCGTGGGAATTTGCGCGGCGGGTTTTATGGGCATTCCGCTGACGTTGTCCGGTTACCGGTATGAAAAGGTTCTGAAGCGCTTTAAGGTAACGCCGGTAAGTCCGGGAATGCTGCTCGCCGCGGATACGGCGTTGCAGTTTCTGTTCGCCGCCGTTTCGGCCGTTTTGGTGTGGCTTGCCGCCCGATTCGGCTTCGGCGTAAAAATCGCCGACGGCGCGCGCTTCGTCGCGACGTTTCTGTTTTCGGTGTGCGCGGTGTTTTCACTGGGCGCTTGTATCGGTGCGGTCGTTCCCGACGTGAAAACGGCTAACGTGGTTACGTCGCTGATCTATTTTCCGTCGCTGTTTTTGTCCGGCGCGACGGTTCCGTACGCGATCATGCCGCGCGGGCTTCAGGCGTTTTCAAACGTGTTTCCGCTTACGCAGGTAATTAAACTGCTCGACAACGCGGCGGCGGGGCTGCCGGTTTCGGCGGATATCCTTCGGATCGGAATTCTGCTTCCCGTAACGGTCGCGGCGTTCGCGCTTTCCGTCAAGCTGTTCAAATGGGAGTAA
- a CDS encoding ABC transporter ATP-binding protein — protein MSECSSRGDVLCVRDLRKSYRSRTKGTRVEALRGVGFTVRKGEIFGIIGENGAGKSTLVECVLGSRDCDSGSVQLLGMNPVRAPRAVKRALFNRVGVQFQATSFQNKIRVGEACETSACLYARPADWKSLLETFSLSELRNRDVASLSGGQKQKLAIVLALIPQPEIVFLDELTTGLDPKARRMIWDTLKKLQADGLTIILTSHYMEEVEYLCDRVCVLKSGEIVALGTPSTLVASHGVKNLEDVFLNYMDADPAAADGGIGE, from the coding sequence ATGAGTGAGTGTTCGTCGCGCGGCGACGTGCTGTGCGTTCGGGATTTACGGAAATCGTATCGATCGCGTACAAAAGGAACCCGCGTTGAAGCGCTGCGCGGAGTCGGTTTCACCGTGCGGAAGGGAGAGATTTTCGGCATCATCGGTGAAAACGGCGCCGGAAAATCGACGCTCGTCGAGTGCGTGCTCGGTTCAAGAGACTGCGATTCCGGTTCGGTTCAGTTGCTCGGCATGAATCCGGTACGCGCGCCGCGTGCGGTGAAACGGGCGCTGTTCAATCGCGTCGGCGTTCAGTTTCAGGCAACCAGTTTTCAGAATAAAATCAGAGTCGGCGAAGCGTGTGAAACGTCCGCCTGTTTGTACGCACGTCCTGCCGACTGGAAATCGCTGCTGGAAACTTTTTCGCTTTCGGAACTGCGGAATCGCGACGTGGCTTCGCTGTCCGGCGGGCAGAAACAGAAACTGGCGATCGTTCTTGCGCTTATTCCTCAGCCCGAAATCGTTTTTCTGGACGAACTGACGACCGGACTCGATCCGAAAGCGCGCCGCATGATTTGGGATACGCTGAAAAAATTGCAAGCCGACGGTTTGACTATCATTTTAACCTCGCATTATATGGAAGAAGTCGAATATTTGTGCGACCGCGTGTGCGTGCTGAAATCGGGTGAAATCGTCGCTCTGGGCACGCCGAGTACGTTGGTAGCTTCGCACGGTGTCAAAAATCTGGAAGACGTTTTTTTGAACTATATGGATGCGGATCCCGCTGCGGCGGACGGAGGAATCGGAGAATGA
- a CDS encoding MerR family transcriptional regulator, which produces MDCKKERLAVYRIGQFSVMTKVTVKALRFYEDEGLLYPVHVDPATGYRYYDTAQLLRVHKIVSLKQCGFPLCEIRKMLDGCDVAPLLASQKKRLENRIAAQTAQLASINSYMSFLQEEKTVPYQVVVKELPRVTVYSCRMVVPSYDAYFDVIPEIGREIEAANPGLTCKTDPFYCFIMYHDGEYRSRDIDMEYCEAVTCKGTDTPRIKFKEIERVPRAACVLHKGPYATLPQAYCAVFKWIEDNRLTCAGLTRESYIDGVWNRQNPDEWLTEIQVPIG; this is translated from the coding sequence ATGGATTGCAAAAAAGAGAGGTTAGCGGTGTATCGGATAGGACAATTTTCAGTCATGACGAAAGTGACTGTTAAAGCGCTCCGTTTTTACGAGGATGAAGGACTTTTGTACCCGGTGCACGTGGATCCGGCCACCGGATATCGCTATTACGACACGGCGCAGCTGCTGCGCGTGCATAAAATCGTATCGTTGAAGCAGTGCGGGTTCCCGCTGTGCGAAATCAGGAAAATGCTCGACGGCTGTGATGTTGCGCCGCTGCTCGCGTCCCAGAAAAAGCGGCTCGAAAATCGGATCGCCGCGCAGACGGCGCAGCTGGCTTCGATTAATTCGTATATGAGTTTTCTGCAGGAAGAAAAGACGGTACCGTATCAAGTGGTCGTCAAAGAATTGCCGCGCGTTACGGTGTACAGCTGCCGTATGGTGGTTCCGTCGTACGATGCGTATTTCGACGTCATCCCCGAAATCGGTCGCGAAATCGAGGCGGCAAATCCCGGCCTTACCTGCAAAACCGATCCGTTTTACTGTTTTATCATGTATCACGACGGCGAATACCGATCTCGGGACATCGACATGGAATACTGCGAAGCGGTTACGTGCAAAGGAACCGACACGCCGCGAATAAAATTCAAGGAAATCGAACGCGTACCTCGCGCCGCGTGCGTATTGCACAAAGGTCCGTACGCAACGTTGCCGCAAGCATACTGCGCCGTTTTTAAATGGATTGAAGACAACCGTTTGACCTGCGCCGGACTTACCCGCGAATCGTATATCGACGGTGTTTGGAATCGCCAGAATCC